CGTATAAACACTTCTATTGAACTGTCAATACAGACGTAAAAATTAGATATGAAAGTACctaaattgctttgaaatagaATTCAGATTACAACAGTGAGCGATTTGTCTACTTCTGGTAAGAAAGACTCCAGAGACgtaacaggaaaataacagaGGACTCTGATCATTTGCCTTAGATTTatagcttttgtttgcttgaggAAATCtcttatttccatttattctgcagctgaaaaagCACAGACATAGAACTAAGTCAGACTTTGAAGtgttcctttcccttttccaccccactgtaaaatatttctgtaatttcttttttaacagatggatttttaaaattcaaatgtaaaaGGGGTGGGGGCTTAAGGGTCACTTTcaacaaaaaagccacaaaaagtATTTGGACAGGCATCAACATCACAGTTCTGTCTACATGAACTggctttttgtcttcctttcccCTAAATTAACAACTGGAGCTAGTCAGCCAGCTGGATTCCAGAGCTCTCAGTAAAGTCACCAAGGGcctttttagaaacatttaagaACTGGAGATAATGTTTGAgctttaaaagaatatattgtCATCTTTGGAAATATATAGAATATGCAGCTTGACAAAAGCAGAGATCTacaatgtttaaaaactgtgtttgtttggtttttttttaagtagtgtacaaaataaaatgttctgaaagtAACCCGTGAATGTATCAGACTGGACAACAGAATGTTCTCAGCTGGCTGCTGAAGGATGAGGAGTCAGTGTGACATTCTTAAgcaaaataagaacaataaatatatatttttttaaattgtatatCTAGCTTTTAGGTCACTGGATGATTAAGAATGAAGAAATTCCATATGGAAGGCAGATGCTTCTGTTGCACCCACTCGTTTTAGGAATAAATCTTCTGAAATGAAGGCATTGTAGCAGAGCGATGTTAGaccaaaaggaaaatcagagcTATGAAGTTTCACGTCCATGAATTGCTGCTTTCCGAGAAGATCATTTGTCTGGGCTTTTCAATCAGATAGCTGAACCCTTTATCCCTTCACAAATAGGGTGCAATTTTTGACCAGAAGTTACTAAGGAATGcaagtttgttttattgttttttctttatggatTCTCTTAGCAGGaggttttttcttcttaaaagtaCTTACCAGTGACCTACAAAGGTAGCATTTATGAACCCCTAATGGAGTAATGGGCTTGACtttgaaggaaagggaagaaagaagggaaacatAGCAGGTTATTGGTTGATTTGGTGGGGTTTTTCTTGTACTAATAATTATTTCTCCAAGTTGACTAGCATTTACATTATTGCCTGAgaaccagaaaatgaaaacaagtataaataaatgaaattaaccTTGCTTTATATTGTTAGTGTTAAATGCAAAGTACttctttggggttttgtttggggtttcttttccattttgttggggatttttttttttcccagaaggtAATTCTTTTACAGCTATGGAATTGTGTCAGCGCAGatcaagaaaacagatttaaagaatattttctctcttgtatgtctttttaaaaaagaaaaaaacattaataaaggGCTGTAAATGTcacattcatttctgaaaacctcTGCTAATCTTGCCATAGGTTGAGAGTTTGCCAAAACatggtttaattaaaattctcCTGATTTAACAGGCATTCAGTTTtgcccagaaaaaaagattttctattgaaattagattgggggtgggggagaatgcagtttgttttacttgttCTAGATGCTGGGTTATTATATGGTCTTCTTTTAATACCCTATATTATCTCCTCATTTTGAGAGTAGGATGGCGAGGGGGGTGAAGTGGCCTGTATGAAGGGGGCTTAAGGCTAGAGGGACTGTGGGGCTTTTTAGCTGCTGATGAAATGTGAACAGAGTGAAACCGtgttttttcaggaaaactCAGATGAGCTGGAAGACAGGAGAAGGTGTGTTGCAACATGTTTCACTCTATAGAACTATTTTTTCCATGCACTTTATCAGTGGTACTTTGTTACCCCTTTTCATATGTTGGTTGCTGATGAGTACAAAAGGGAGATTTACTGGCAGCTGGCAGTTGGCTAAATGCAGTCTTGTTTTTGATCAAGGCCATGATGGATATATGAACTTGGCTGAATTGCCATTTGACCTTTTCTGAGAAACTTATTTTGGCAGGCAGATGGAGGAAATATGTTACTGGATAAAATGAATGCCTTTGTTTAATATGGAGGAATTTTAATCTCTTGTGTTTTATGTCCACGGATTTGGGAATCAGGTGTAGGTTGTAATGCATACACCTTGGAATGATTCAGTTCTTACAACTCATGGGAGTGATGAAAGGAGAAGTAGAATATACCTACACAGCATTTTCCCTAAAAAGAACCCACTTccaccacagcagcacaaacactTTGTGGGAGGGAAACCTCCTGCATGCTACAGCTTCACTGTTGCTGATTTTTCATTGGTAGATGTgatgatttagaaaaaaaaatctcttataaaaataagaaagtgtaTTGCACTAGTACTGTGgtaatacttttcattttcttttagctatgggtgtttttttgtataaaaaaatgACTGATGATTAAAATGCAAACTTAGGGCTTGCTTTTACAATTTCTCTTCTCTCAAtcactgtttgttttccttttttgtgtgtgcgcgCGTCTGTGTGTCTCCCTTCTTGTGTGGATGCAGGAGGAAACTGAGCCGTGGTATTTCCAGCAAGTGTACGCCAGATACTGGAAGCACTACGACTTAGCCATGCGCTGGATGCGTAGGCACCAGAAAGCCTACATGAAAGCCATGGAGTCCTTTTACCACCTACCATGGcctccttctgcagcttctccGAGCAGCCGCTACTCAGATTGGGATGGGAATGACCCCCCGCGTACCCACGActatttttccagctgtaagCCTcgtggcagagctcagcaccataGCAGAGCTCAGCAGTACGCAGATGCCCACCCAGAGAGGGAGGATGCTGACAGGGACTCTGAAATGGAGGAGGACTCCGAGTCCGAAGGGGAGATAGAGTATGACCTGAGTAACATGGAGATCACAGAGGAACTTCGCCAGTTTTTTGCCCAGACAGAGAGGCATCGGGAAGAACTGCGTAAGTCTGTGCTTGTTGTGTGTTTTCTGGTGGCCATAATGTTGAGTGATGGGTGGCTTCAGAGTTCCTGGGTTTTGTAACAATTCACAGAAACAGGCACTGCAAGTGAACAAACCAAACAGAATGAAACAGGCAAGACCGATGGCGCAGCTAAGTGCTATTCATTAGAAATAAGTCTCAAAATATGTTTGAAGGTCTTTTTTCTGTAAGATAGAGAGAACATTATGACTGCAAAGAGGAGAATAACATGTTTGTCTAGAAGACTATATTCATCTTCAGttccaaaggaaaaaactcCAGAATTTTTAAGGTTAAATCTGGTTAACATGCCGTACATCTGAGAGGGGAACCCAGAGGAAGTGCTTCATTACATCACTGAACCCTAGGGTAAACCTCAGTCTAGTTTATAATATGGAGCAaccattttgtttgttctttttttggctAACCCAAGCGTAAAATTTCAAgacctttctcttctccccctgCATCCCTAAGGTACTCTTCATTCTGTACTATACCACAAGTGTCTATTTTGCATCTTGATCTGGAGCCAAGTTGTTAAGCAGGGGATATAAGCCAAAGACTTAATATGTTTCTCAGGTCTTGATCCTCAGAGGTGttgatcatctttttttttttctatctgtgaaatcccttaaaaaaaaaaaaaaaaaaaaagggattatATTTATTGGTAGCTTACCGCATATATAAATGTTGCGGGCAAATTTatgatctgttttaaaaaagtagtATGTTGAAATAGAAAATGGCTCAAATGAATGTTTAATAGACCTTTCTTTGTGCAGCAAAAGAGGggaatgttcttttaaaaaaaaaaaaaaaagagcaagaaaggcAATGGTTgggtgggagagagaaaaatgttattttaaggtCTTTGATCAGAGGGTATCCAGTGCGCTGAGACACCTCAGCTTTAGCTTCCTGCTTCCTATCAGTATGATGCACCATTTCTCCAGTTAGCAGAGGAATGTGAGCTAAGGAACTCAGTGGCAGTGCGTGACATGCCAAACCTTTCTCATCGTGCTTTACAACAGAGAACACCATGCCATTGCTGCAACATTCCCTTGGTGAGGCACAGGATACTTGAAGATGCTCAGCAGTGTGctttctttgaatttattttatctttatggTAATGATGTTTAAAGGTATGTGAGTGATTAAAATGGTGTCCTGGAAATTGGGAAATCTGGGCTCATATGCTCTTTGTCCCAAATATCCCGTATGACCTTGGCATAGCTATTTAGGCCCTTCCTGACCCCTCGCTGGCTGCTCTTGCTAAAAATATGATTTGGGCCTTTATGATGAGCAGGTGAATCACGAAGAGGTTTGTGACTCCAAGtacaggttttgcttttgttcatctGCCAGAGACGCTTGGAGCCTTTTGGAATAATGaggtttctgctctgtgccatATAGTAGCCTAGTTCTGAGTAAGTGTAACACCAGTCTCTTCAATGACTCTATTCCAGATCTTTGTCCAAAGTTGAGCAGGATCTGGCCTTTACCTACTGCATGCCTCAGTTTCGTACAATTTCAAGTTTCTTTATGGTACGATAAAGTGAGGATAATAATTGTCTGATTCTTCAAGGCCTGAAAAAGTAAACAAGTACTacatttaatggaaatataaaagTGCTACAGAACTCTTGGATGACTGGTGCTACCTAAATACTAATTTTATGAGTAATTAAAAGTACAGTATGAGCttgttcagaaataatttttttcttgcatggtggggagggaaggaaaaaggaaaataaaatgcatttttaattctgttgaaGTTTCTCAAATAACAtaagcagcaggcagagggggaAATCATATTTCCCTCATGGTATGGAAATGAACTGGTACAGAGACTGTTCAAGGCAGCATCACTCTATGAGGTAGTGTTGCTCGTTTTCTTGGATGCTTTCTTTGAGCAAAATCAAATTTAGGGATTCATTAAGCTGCAATCCATAATGACACTATCATGTTCTATCTTTCATACTGTGCTGAAGAATCATTATAGTTCTGTATTGAATTGATGCTCAAGACAATTGAGATAATGCAAATACACAAGAGAAACCCACAGTCACTTAATTCCCCtctagcttttcattttaatcctGAACTGTATGTCACGGGCAGTCTCAGCCCTTTAGGAGCAGATCTGCAGAGAAACTTGAGCACTATGAAGCTCAGTAATGCCTGAAATGTAGGCTCTCCGGGAGAGCCATCTGTAAGGCTGAGGTAAGTTTTACTGGGCATGTCAAAGGAGAATACCAGTAGTGACCCTGATGATCAGGTGTAGTATAAGGCAGCTCTTAGGGAGCATTAGGGGAAGGCGGTGTCTCAAGTTCTCTTTCTCTGATGTAAATAAGGGGCTCCAGGTGGAGTTCATAGCCCTCGACCCCTGCACCTTGACGTGCACTTGGGAGCAGACACCAGGCTTGCTCTTCCTTTGAAATGAGTGCTATGCATGAGTTCGATATATGCATATGGGCAGCTCGGTAAAGTGTGAGTGAAGAGCAATGGGACAAGTAGAAAGGGAGTTTTGGCACATAAGGAAGGGGATACTGGTACAAAGGGTGGAAGGTTGATTTGGCTTTGTGAAGGATGACCGCCACTGGTCTGATGTTTTGCAAGCCCTGCAAAATTGTGAGATTTTCTCGTATGTGTGATGAGAGCTTTGATGTACCAAGTTAGATGCACGTGATCCATGTCTCAGCAGTGTGTAGAAGAGTAATCGAATGGATTAAAATGAATCTTAGCTGATGTCAGACTCTCACTTCCAGTGCCTGTTAAAGAGTCTGCTGGAGGTAGCAGAGTGATCACGGACATCAGAGGACAGTATCTTGCAAACTTTGTTTAGAAGATGGAAGTAGGCCTGAGGTGTAGGCAGGAAAGTCGTGTATGTCTGAATGGTGAAATACTGGTGAAATGGTGAAATACTTAACACtaatggcaaaaagaaaagtttcaaagagaagaaagccaTCACGTCAGACTAGCCAAAAAGGAGAACTTCaggttcatttcatttttcaggacCTACTGCAAGCTTGGAGAATTTAGGAGTGTGCAtatttagcagatttttttgttgttttcccaaGTGGGCATTTGCAGTCATTGGCTGGCTGACTTGCACAGTAAAGCCTTCGAAACTGGCAGACTCTTAAGTCTTGCTGCATGATTTAACACTTATGGGTATGGTTATTCACAaacaacctctttttttttttgtcttggaaaTCATATCAAATCTTCATAGCTTTTATGTAATGTGGTGCAATCAAGTTATGTGTTCCTGGAAAGCCCCAAATTTATTGTGAGCAGAGTTTTGCTGAGGCAGTATGAGCTCAGACTTTTTAATGCTCTACAGATTTGTCTCATATTCTAGATATTCTGTATGTTTGGTTAAAGCCCCTTACAGgcagttttaatttctttccacttCAGCTGTTTACCTTCATATGCCATCATAATCACCTGTTGTATCTACTTTTTAGGGGGTTTTGTTGTCAGGCTAGTCTGTTCTGGTACTTCATCTAACTGGTAATCCTAGTACTCCGTGCTTCTGGGGGATGTTTTTAGTAGCATTTAGGTCTTCACTAAGGCTGCTGAAAATCATGAAGTCATTTCACTGAGTTATCGCGCCTGTCAGGCCTAGATAGTGTACTTAAATCTCCAAGcattaaagatattaaaaatataaaggatTGACTACAGTAAGTCTTTTTATATTTGCAAGATCTAAAAGGACAAAAACCAAGAAAGGAAGATTCACAAGCCAACCAATTCAGTAAGTTGTCTAATTGCATGTACTTTATTTATTGCGCTTCCAAATGTAGCCTTTGAAGCATAGTTTGTCTTTAtgcagttttcctttgttccctTTTTACATACAAGAGGAGATGACTGCTCTAATTGAGCAAATACAGCATTACGAGTACATTGGGAACCATTCTGTAGCAGTCAACAGGCAGTAAGACAGtgtcctttatttaaaaacaaagcaaaggaaagtaCTGTCATGTCAATTCATTACTGTAGCATAATGGTCTGTCAATTGTTAATGCGATGACTTTTTCCATTAAAGCCTCTGTTTGTATTACCCATACATACCCTCCAGCTGTTCCCAAAATAATGTTGTCTCAACTTAAAATTTTCATGCCAGGGGAAAACCTTTTcgaaaaaaatgaaaggaaatgatgAATGAATATGTTTGTTTCAAATCTGCgatttgtagattttttttccccttgggtttcttttcctctgaaagatGACAGTTGCCACTgcctctcctgtgaagaggGAGTAATggaattttccatgtttttaaacTTGTCTGAATAATACCAGAACCATTaagtttcaggttttgtttaaagcCTTTGTACTTCTTTGGAAAATATGGCTTTCATGCAGGTTGTTTGTCACCACGCTTTTTTGCTTTCGCTTTTGGTAAATGCTTCACCTTGTTCTTCATCTGCCTTTTGCTCCATCAGGCTCTAGTTCTTACTCTTGTTGACCAGcatcttttttcctgcttctttcctaCCCAAGACTGCCAAAGCAGCGTGGATGGTGACCTCATAAATGTCGTCTGCTCAACTTCCTTGGCTTGGTCATCACACGAACTTTTACCACTGTCTTCATCATCTGCATTGCTGAGGTTTCCAAGAAAATTGTGAAAGAAGAGTGCTCTCTGCAACGTGTATGGGTGCTTGTGAGATGCTTTTGAGGCATGTTCTTCCATcaactgaaagagaaatgtggaaGGCTCTCCCTTTGTGCCATATCTCTGCTCTTAATGATCAAACCTTTTATGCTGTAGCTTTGGAATCATCTCAAGTGTACATGCTACATCCAACGTAGAAGTTGTATTATTTGGTACTGGAaggcaacagcagaaaaatgcctCCTTAGcacagaaacaaggaaaactTCATCTATTTTCACTACTTTAATATTGAAAAGTAATGcgtatttgcaaaaaaaaaaaaaaaaaaaaaggctctgaaTTGCATTTGCAGAGGCCAAACAGAGTTGGGCATAGCTTTTTATCTGTTTGATAAGGGACGAGAGTATCTTTTCACTAAGAGCATCGTTTGGGCAACACAGCTATTCCTAGGGTATGTGATAGTCAAGGAAATGTCCTTGGACCTTGGATGCTGCAGACCGCGTCCGTGCTCCCAcacgtgggg
This genomic window from Cygnus olor isolate bCygOlo1 chromosome 1, bCygOlo1.pri.v2, whole genome shotgun sequence contains:
- the GEMIN8 gene encoding gem-associated protein 8 isoform X1 yields the protein MEETEPWYFQQVYARYWKHYDLAMRWMRRHQKAYMKAMESFYHLPWPPSAASPSSRYSDWDGNDPPRTHDYFSSCKPRGRAQHHSRAQQYADAHPEREDADRDSEMEEDSESEGEIEYDLSNMEITEELRQFFAQTERHREELRRQQQLEAEQQEMYVEADQDLHRSTRRSVEPPTERPGERRMAEMEKLYGAEAAKILAMETAMQLIFDRNCDKKQPKYWPIIPLKL
- the GEMIN8 gene encoding gem-associated protein 8 isoform X2, producing MEETEPWYFQQVYARYWKHYDLAMRWMRRHQKAYMKAMESFYHLPWPPSAASPSSRYSDWDGNDPPRTHDYFSSCKPRGRAQHHSRAQQYADAHPEREDADRDSEMEEDSESEGEIEYDLSNMEITEELRQFFAQTERHREELHCQSSVDGDLINVVCSTSLAWSSHELLPLSSSSALLRFPRKL